In Plantibacter sp. PA-3-X8, one DNA window encodes the following:
- a CDS encoding DNA polymerase Y family protein, translating to MTTEPPAGPVERTMVLWCPDWPIVAARLSGTLSEDTTDAPLALVEHGEVLACDATARAAGVRRGLRVREAEARCPELATADYDPVVDTRAFEPILLGIEELMPGVQPFRAGLCAIRSRGPSRYYGGESAAAEVLLARLDELGVPDARIGIADGPFAAEQAARSTAFQQDGSRIIVIPSGASPAFLAPLPLSTLGRPELSSLLHRLGISTLGAFGALPATEVRDRFGPDGARAHRLAAGADARSVVPRVPPTELAVSIAFEPPLDRIDQLTFGFRQSAERFITGLAEAGLVTTAITISMRSERGERSTRTWLHPRWFTAGDVLDRVRWQLQGASNIDHGLASPVELVEVVPETLDDAAEHEEGLWGSGPDERIHSGLARVQSMLGHDGVVTAVPSGGRLLLDRRILVPWGSVPPGGEAAVAERRNRPWPGTIPGAAPSTVFDTAVPVEVVDATGLAVAVDERSTVSAAPARFFALSDWHVIDGWAGPWSIDERWWDDDGHHRVHRLQVLDDSGEAWLLLLEEQRWRAEARYD from the coding sequence ATGACGACCGAACCGCCTGCGGGACCGGTCGAGCGCACCATGGTCCTCTGGTGCCCCGACTGGCCGATCGTGGCGGCACGACTCTCCGGGACACTGTCCGAGGACACGACCGACGCTCCGCTGGCCCTGGTCGAGCATGGTGAGGTCCTGGCCTGCGACGCCACCGCACGTGCAGCGGGAGTGCGGCGAGGACTCCGTGTCCGCGAGGCTGAGGCCCGCTGTCCGGAACTGGCGACCGCCGACTACGACCCGGTCGTCGACACCCGCGCCTTCGAGCCGATCCTCCTCGGCATCGAGGAGCTCATGCCGGGCGTCCAGCCCTTCCGGGCCGGGCTCTGCGCCATCCGATCCCGAGGACCGAGCAGATACTACGGCGGCGAGTCGGCTGCGGCGGAGGTCCTCCTGGCCCGCCTCGACGAGCTCGGTGTCCCCGATGCACGGATCGGCATCGCCGACGGCCCCTTCGCCGCGGAGCAGGCCGCGAGGTCCACCGCGTTCCAGCAGGACGGTTCCCGGATCATCGTCATCCCCTCCGGAGCCTCTCCCGCCTTCCTGGCCCCACTCCCCCTGTCCACACTCGGGCGCCCCGAACTCAGCTCACTGCTGCACCGGCTCGGGATCAGCACCCTGGGGGCGTTCGGCGCACTGCCCGCGACCGAGGTCCGCGACCGCTTCGGCCCCGACGGCGCCCGAGCGCACCGCCTCGCAGCCGGCGCGGACGCCCGAAGCGTCGTCCCTCGCGTGCCGCCGACGGAGCTGGCCGTGTCGATCGCCTTCGAGCCCCCGCTCGACCGCATCGACCAGCTGACCTTCGGGTTCCGGCAGTCCGCGGAACGGTTCATCACCGGCCTGGCCGAGGCCGGCCTCGTGACCACCGCGATCACGATCAGCATGCGGAGCGAGCGCGGGGAGCGCTCCACCCGCACCTGGCTCCACCCACGCTGGTTCACCGCCGGCGACGTCCTCGATCGCGTGCGCTGGCAGTTGCAGGGCGCGTCCAACATCGATCACGGACTCGCCTCCCCCGTCGAACTCGTCGAGGTCGTCCCGGAGACCCTCGACGACGCCGCGGAACACGAGGAAGGGCTCTGGGGCAGCGGACCGGATGAACGCATCCACAGCGGACTCGCCCGCGTCCAGAGCATGCTCGGTCACGACGGCGTCGTGACCGCGGTGCCGTCCGGCGGACGCCTCCTCCTCGACCGCCGCATCCTGGTTCCCTGGGGCAGTGTTCCACCGGGTGGTGAGGCGGCCGTGGCCGAACGCAGGAACCGGCCCTGGCCCGGGACCATCCCGGGAGCGGCTCCGTCGACCGTCTTCGACACCGCCGTGCCGGTCGAGGTCGTCGACGCGACGGGACTGGCCGTGGCGGTCGACGAGCGCAGCACCGTGAGTGCAGCGCCCGCACGGTTCTTCGCCCTCTCGGACTGGCACGTCATCGACGGCTGGGCCGGCCCCTGGAGCATCGACGAACGCTGGTGGGACGACGACGGCCACCATCGCGTCCACCGTCTCCAGGTCCTCGACGACTCGGGTGAGGCCTGGCTCCTCCTGCTGGAGGAGCAGCGCTGGAGGGCCGAGGCCCGCTACGACTGA